From Nicotiana tabacum cultivar K326 chromosome 20, ASM71507v2, whole genome shotgun sequence, one genomic window encodes:
- the LOC107774607 gene encoding factor of DNA methylation 1, with product MSSSDEESDFSDSEINDYIEKPYQELRTGKYKVKGPNGSLRCPFCAGRKKQDYKYKELLQHASGAGKGARLGAKQKANHLALAMYLESDLANEAEPVPPRAVTPERTEAEQTEVFCWPWTAVVVNMSKETADGESVDNKEYWLKKFSLYKPLEIMLFHDNQVLVSEAIVTFDRNWTGFNNAMEFEKSFEARRCSKKEWCAHKSCPSSNIYGWVAREDDFRAEGAIGEYLRGKGELKTISDLIKEETQDRNKVVATLANEIDMENENLDELQIQFNLKTLSLRQMLEEKDILHRSFFEETRKMQRLAREHVQKVLHEQEMLSVELERKKKQLDIWSRELNKRETLTEREKQKLDEEKQKNDVRNSALQMASAEQRKADENVLRLVEEHKREKEEALRKILELERENDTKQKLEMEIAELKGKLEVMKHLGGDDDAAVQNKIKEMNEELVGKMEEMDDLESLNQTLLAKERRSNDELQDARRTLITGLNELLTSGRSHIGIRRMGEIDSKAFQNACKQRFPNEEAEIKALELCSLWQEKIKDSDWHPFKTFMVDESKAEKVIDENDEALKKLKEEWGDEIYNAVTEALKEIEEYNPSGRYVIPELWNFKEQRKATLKEAISFIFKQLKTHKRKR from the exons ATGAGCAGCTCAGATGAGGAATCAGATTTCAGTGATTCTGAGATTAATGATTATATAGAGAAACCTTATCAAGAACTGAGAACTGGAAAATACAAAGTGAAGGGTCCAAATGGGTCTCTCAGATGCCCCTTTTGTGCTGGGAGGAAGAAGCAAGATTACAAGTACAAGGAACTCCTTCAACATGCTTCTGGTGCAGGTAAAGGTGCTCGTTTAGGTGCAAAACAAAAAGCAAACCACTTGGCACTTGCAATGTACTTGGAATCTGACCTAGCTAATGAGGCTGAGCCAGTACCCCCACGTGCTGTCACACCAGAGCGCACAGAAGCCGAGCAAACAGAAGTATTTTGCTGGCCTTGGACTGCAGTTGTTGTCAATATGTCAAAAGAAACAGCAGATGGAGAATCTGTGGACAACAAGGAGTATTGGTTAAAAAAATTCTCCTTGTATAAGCCCTTGGAAATTATGCTTTTCCATGATAACCAAGTGCTGGTGTCTGAAGCTATTGTGACTTTTGATAGGAATTGGACTGGTTTCAATAATGCAATGGAATTTGAGAAATCCTTTGAAGCTAGGCGCTGCAGTAAAAAGGAATGGTGTGCCCATAAAAGTTGCCCCAGTTCAAATATTTATGGATGGGTTGCTCGGGAAGATGATTTTAGAGCAGAAGGGGCAATAGGAGAATACCTCCGTGGAAAGGGGGAGTTAAAGACTATATCTGACCTGATCAAGGAAGAAACCCAGGATAGGAATAAGGTTGTAGCTACTCTAGCTAACGAGATTGATATGGAAAATGAAAATCTGGATGAGCTGCAGATACAGTTCAATTTAAAGACGTTGTCTCTTAGGCAGATGCTTGAGGAGAAAGACATACTACATCGTTCTTTCTTTGAAG AAACAAGGAAGATGCAACGCCTTGCACGGGAGCATGTACAGAAGGTCCTACATGAGCAGGAGATGTTAAGTGTTGAActggagaggaagaagaagcagctaGATATTTGGAGCAGAGAATTGAACAAACGTGAGACCTTAACtgaaagagaaaagcaaaagctGGATGAGGAGAAGCAAAAG AATGACGTAAGAAACTCAGCACTTCAAATGGCCTCTGCAGAACAAAGGAAAGCTGATGAGAATGTGTTGAGACTAGTTGAAGAACATAAG agagagaaggaggaagcTTTGAGAAAGATACTTGAGCTAGAAAGAGAGAATGATACCAAGCAGAAGCTGGAAATGGAAATTGCAGAACTTAAAGGAAAACTAGAAGTTATGAAGCATCTAGGAGGTGACGACGATGCAGCTGTGCAAAATAAAATCAAGGAGATGAACGAGGAGCTGGttgggaaaatggaagaaatggacgACTTGGAATCCTTGAATCAAACCCTTCTAGCGAAGGAGCGCAGGAGTAATGATGAGCTACAAGATGCTCGGCGCACGTTAATTACG GGATTGAATGAGCTCTTGACCAGCGGGCGCTCCCATATTGGGATAAGAAGAATGGGGGAAATCGATTCAAAAGCATTTCAGAATGCATGCAAGCAAAGGTTCCCAAATGAGGAAGCTGAGATCAAGGCTTTAGAACTGTGTTCTCTTTGGcaggaaaaaataaaagactctgaTTGGCATCCATTTAAAACTTTCATGGTTGACGAGTCCAAGGCTGAG AAAGTGATTGATGAGAATGATGAAGCTCTAAAAAAGCTCAAGGAGGAATGGGGGGATGAAATTTACAATGCGGTAACTGAAGCTCTAAAGGAGATTGAGGAATACAATCCCAGTGGCAGATATGTGATCCCTGAGCTGTGGAATTTCAAGGAACAAAGGAAGGCTACACTAAAGGAAGCAATCAGCTTCATTTTCAAGCAATTAAAGACACATAAGAGGAAGAGATGA